In a genomic window of Thalassophryne amazonica chromosome 12, fThaAma1.1, whole genome shotgun sequence:
- the lrrc8da gene encoding volume-regulated anion channel subunit LRRC8D: MFTLTEVASLNDVQPTYRILKPWWDVFMDYLGLVMLMLSIFAMTMQITKDQVACLPVLEEAEAPLGSNLNLFPTESSQEAVTKASVITTGPQVTKDLPDKAVHEIYITHQNPTVESQKCLNQPHPTGVRTNLDYQQYIFINQLCYHVALPWYSKYFPYLALIHTIVLMVSSNFWFKYPKTSSKIEHFVSILGRCFESPWTTKALSETACEDSEENKHRLTGTSSVPKEVSLQEGSADSSSTPMLGVKFSADMPIAEVPSSMTILDKKDGEQAKALFEKVRKFRVHVEDSDFIYKLYVAQTIVKTVKFILILSYTSTFLAEIHFKHICEPDVKHLTGYRQFFCTHNMAFMLRKLLISYVALIVIYGMACLYSLFWVFRRPLKEYSFEKVREESSFSDIPDVKNDFAFLLHMVDQYDQLYSKRFGVFLSEVSENKLREISLNHEWTFEKLRQLVSRNAQDQQELQLFMLSGLPNAVFDLTDLEVLKLELIPDARFSAKVSQMTSLQELHLCHCPAKVEQTAFAFLRDHLRCLHVKFTDVAEIPTWVYLLRSLRELNLIGNLSSENNKMIGLESMRDLRHLKILCLKSNLTKMPTNITELSPHLFKLVVHNDGTKLLVLNSLKKMTNLAELELHSCELERIPHAIFSLTNLQELDLKSNNIKTIEEVISFQHLKRLTCLKLWHNKIITIPSSIGQVRSLEALYFSHNTLEILPPALFTLPKLRHLDVSHNSITVLPPDVGLLHNLQHLAINSNKLEVLPKHLFRCTKLKVLCLGNNGLTVLSDSVGQLVQLTQLELKGNCLDRLPAQLSNCRLLRKNCLVVEDHLFDTLPVEYKECINRESFISGL, from the coding sequence ATGTTCACACTCACTGAAGTTGCATCTTTGAACGACGTCCAACCGACATACCGCATCCTGAAGCCATGGTGGGATGTCTTCATGGATTATCTGGGACTGGTCATGCTCATGCTCTCTATATTTGCCATGACTATGCAAATCACCAAGGATCAAGTGGCCTGCCTTCCTGTTCTAGAAGAAGCAGAGGCCCCTTTGGGATCTAACCTTAACTTATTTCCCACAGAGAGTTCGCAGGAAGCTGTTACCAAGGCATCGGTGATTACAACAGGCCCACAAGTCACTAAAGACTTGCCAGACAAAGCTGTGCATGAGATCTACATCACACACCAAAACCCGACTGTGGAGTCCCAGAAATGCCTCAACCAGCCTCATCCGACAGGAGTCAGGACCAACCTGGACTATCAACAATATATTTTTATCAACCAATTATGTTACCATGTGGCTTTGCCCTGGTACTCAAAATACTTTCCATACCTTGCTCTCATCCACACCATTGTACTCATGGTCAGTAGCAACTTCTGGTTCAAATACCCCAAAACCAGTTCAAAGATTGAACATTTTGTTTCAATTCTGGGTCGATGTtttgagtctccatggactacgaAGGCCTTATCTGAAACGGCCTGTGAGGACTCCGAGGAGAATAAACACAGGTTGACTGGAACATCTTCGGTACCCAAGGAGGTATCGTTACAGGAAGGCTCGGCGGACAGTTCGTCCACACCAATGCTTGGAGTAAAGTTCTCTGCTGATATGCCCATTGCAGAGGTCCCAAGTAGTATGACAATCCTGGACAAAAAGGATGGGGAACAGGCCAAAGCACTGTTTGAGAAAGTGCGTAAATTCAGAGTTCATGTAGAAGACAGTGATTTCATTTATAAGCTTTATGTAGCTCAAACCATTGTCAAAACTGTCAAGTTCATTTTGATATTGTCCTACACTTCAACATTTCTGGCTGAAATTCATTTTAAGCACATTTGTGAGCCTGATGTTAAACACCTGACAGGGTATAGGCAGTTCTTCTGTACGCACAACATGGCTTTCATGCTGAGGAAGCTACTGATTAGCTATGTGGCTTTGATAGTGATCTATGGAATGGCATGTTTGTACTCACTTTTCTGGGTTTTTCGGCGTCCTCTGAAGGAGTACTCATTTGAGAAGGTTAGGGAAGAGAGCAGCTTCAGTGACATTCCTGATGTCAAAAATGACTTTGCATTCCTTTTGCACATGGTTGACCAATATGACCAGCTCTACTCCAAGCGGTTTGGCGTGTTCTTGTCCGAGGTCAGTGAGAACAAGCTGAGGGAGATCAGTCTCAATCACGAGTGGACCTTTGAAAAATTACGGCAGCTTGTGAGCCGTAATGCACAAGACCAGCAGGAACTTCAACTCTTCATGCTCTCTGGTCTACCAAATGCTGTATTTGACCTCACTGATTTGGAAGTGCTAAAACTGGAGTTGATTCCCGATGCAAGGTTTTCAGCGAAGGTCTCCCAAATGACCagcctgcaggagctgcatctctgcCACTGTCCAGCCAAAGTGGAGCAGACAGCATTTGCGTTCCTCAGAGACCATCTTCGCTGCCTTCATGTCAAGTTTACTGATGTAGCGGAGATCCCAACTTGGGTTTATCTACTGAGGAGTTTGAGGGAACTTAACCTAATTGGGAACTTGAGCTCTGAAAATAACAAAATGATTGGTCTTGAATCAATGCGAGATTTGAGGCATTTAAAGATATTATGCCTAAAAAGCAACCTTACAAAAATGCCTACAAACATAACTGAGCTGTCACCGCATTTATTTAAGTTAGTGGTGCACAATGATGGTACAAAACTGCTGGTGTTAAATAgtctgaaaaaaatgacaaatcTAGCTGAATTGGAGTTGCACAGTTGTGAACTGGAGAGGATCCCCCACGCTATTTTCAGTTTGACCAACTTACAAGAACTTGATCTGAAATCGAACAACATCAAAACCATAGAGGAGGTCATCAGCTTCCAGCACCTCAAGAGGCTAACATGCCTCAAACTGTGGCACAACAAAATCATCACCATTCCGTCCTCCATCGGACAGGTCAGGTCTCTGGAGGCTCTATACTTTTctcacaacacactggaaattctgCCTCCCGCCTTGTTCACGCTTCCGAAACTGCGGCACTTGGATGTGAGCCACAATTCCATTACAGTGCTCCCACCGGATGTGGGCCTCCTCCACAACCTTCAGCACTTAGCTATCAATTCAAACAAGCTCGAGGTGCTGCCGAAGCACCTGTTCAGGTGCACCAAACTCAAGGTGCTTTGTTTGGGGAACAATGGCCTTACAGTGCTGTCGGACAGCGTGGGCCAACTGGTGCAGCTCACTCAGCTCGAGCTTAAAGGGAACTGTCTAGACAGACTGCCTGCGCAACTCAGCAA